A single Candidatus Methylomirabilota bacterium DNA region contains:
- a CDS encoding isocitrate/isopropylmalate family dehydrogenase has product SQLWRDTVNRVAKDYPQVEVEHVLVDNCAMALIHKPTHFDTLVTENTFGDILSDEAAILAGSMGMLPSASLGGKVGLYEPVHGTAPDIAGKGIANPIAAILSAAMLLRYSLNRGSDADRVEAAVLRVLEQGHRTADIRGMADKAVGTQQMGDLICRQIERSY; this is encoded by the coding sequence TCCCAGCTGTGGCGGGACACCGTGAACCGTGTGGCCAAGGACTATCCCCAGGTGGAAGTGGAGCACGTGCTCGTCGACAACTGCGCGATGGCCCTGATCCACAAGCCGACCCACTTCGACACGCTGGTCACCGAGAACACCTTCGGCGACATCCTCTCCGACGAGGCGGCCATCCTCGCCGGCTCGATGGGCATGCTGCCTTCGGCGAGCCTGGGCGGCAAGGTGGGACTCTACGAGCCCGTTCACGGGACCGCGCCCGATATCGCGGGGAAGGGGATCGCCAATCCGATCGCCGCGATCCTATCCGCGGCCATGCTGCTCCGCTACTCGCTGAACCGCGGGAGCGACGCCGACCGCGTCGAGGCGGCGGTGCTGCGCGTGCTCGAGCAGGGCCATCGCACCGCCGACATCCGCGGGATGGCCGACAAGGCGGTGGGCACCCAGCAGATGGGCGACCTCATCTGCCGGCAGATCGAGCGGAGCTACTAG